In Nocardia yunnanensis, one DNA window encodes the following:
- a CDS encoding NUDIX hydrolase encodes MPITQEGSNIIIRNAGGEILLFLRDDKPEIPCPNMWALLGGVREPGESPLENVIREIKEEIGVVLDPAEVEHHCTRARHWGLLEHTFRTRLDLDLDEITLTEGQELRWFSAADVAATVLGFEENEMLGEYFAQYREQSAG; translated from the coding sequence ATGCCGATCACCCAAGAGGGCTCGAACATCATCATCCGCAACGCAGGCGGCGAGATCCTGCTGTTCCTGCGCGACGACAAACCCGAAATCCCCTGCCCGAACATGTGGGCCCTACTGGGCGGTGTCCGCGAACCCGGCGAATCTCCGCTGGAGAACGTCATTCGCGAGATCAAGGAGGAAATCGGCGTGGTCCTGGACCCCGCCGAGGTCGAGCACCATTGCACGCGCGCGCGTCACTGGGGCCTGCTCGAACACACCTTCCGCACCCGTCTTGACCTCGATTTGGACGAGATCACGCTGACCGAGGGGCAGGAATTGCGCTGGTTCAGCGCGGCGGACGTAGCCGCCACCGTCTTGGGATTCGAAGAGAACGAGATGCTGGGCGAGTACTTCGCCCAGTACCGAGAGCAGTCGGCCGGATAG
- a CDS encoding sugar O-acetyltransferase, with translation MGEQKNRMLSGDLYRCDDPELVAERLHCQQLLDKFNATGAGDDLQRLSILEELLGSIGEGSWIMPRFQCDYGHLIQLGQNSFLNYDVIAMDGAAITIGDDVSIGPRSQILTALHPMTDHELRRARWETAAPVTIGNNVWLGAGVIVCPGVTIAANTVVGAGSVVTRDLPEKVFAAGNPARVVKPL, from the coding sequence ATGGGTGAGCAGAAGAACCGCATGTTGAGCGGCGATCTCTACCGCTGTGATGATCCTGAACTTGTCGCCGAACGACTGCACTGTCAGCAGCTACTCGACAAGTTCAACGCCACCGGCGCGGGGGACGACCTCCAGCGCCTCAGCATCCTCGAGGAGTTGCTAGGCAGCATCGGCGAAGGTTCCTGGATCATGCCGCGCTTTCAATGCGACTACGGCCACCTGATCCAGCTGGGGCAGAACAGCTTTCTGAACTACGACGTGATCGCCATGGACGGCGCGGCGATCACCATCGGCGATGATGTCTCGATCGGACCCCGCTCCCAGATACTCACCGCCCTGCACCCGATGACCGATCACGAACTACGCCGCGCCCGTTGGGAAACCGCCGCCCCGGTCACGATCGGAAACAACGTCTGGCTCGGTGCTGGCGTCATCGTCTGCCCCGGCGTCACTATCGCCGCGAACACCGTGGTGGGCGCGGGCAGCGTTGTGACCCGCGATCTTCCCGAAAAGGTATTCGCCGCGGGCAATCCTGCGCGCGTAGTCAAACCCCTCTAG
- a CDS encoding NUDIX hydrolase, which translates to MAREGTQILMINAHDEVLMYLRDDFPHIPYPNMWAIPGGMLEAGETPHDCVIREIKEEMDIALDPNRVVHAMTHERDFGIEHSYATRIELDIEAITLTEGQRLKWFTRDEAAATRLAYADNQVIEEFFEESRHLAELGEA; encoded by the coding sequence ATGGCACGCGAAGGCACCCAGATTCTCATGATCAACGCCCACGATGAGGTGTTGATGTACCTGCGTGACGACTTCCCGCACATCCCGTATCCGAACATGTGGGCCATCCCCGGCGGGATGCTCGAGGCCGGGGAAACCCCGCACGACTGCGTGATTCGGGAGATCAAGGAAGAAATGGACATCGCATTGGACCCGAACCGGGTAGTTCATGCGATGACCCACGAACGGGACTTTGGGATCGAACACAGCTACGCCACCCGCATCGAACTCGACATCGAGGCCATCACCCTGACCGAGGGGCAACGGCTGAAGTGGTTCACCCGCGACGAAGCGGCCGCAACCCGGCTCGCCTACGCCGATAACCAGGTGATCGAAGAGTTCTTCGAGGAGTCTCGCCACCTCGCCGAGCTGGGCGAGGCGTAG
- a CDS encoding bifunctional SDR family oxidoreductase/aminotransferase class I/II-fold pyridoxal phosphate-dependent enzyme has protein sequence MNATLVTGAGGYLGSVLVQQLLLRGHRVVAVDAFYSGDVLPEHPQLEIVRADVRHLDPAVFDGIGSVVALAAVSNDPAAALNERWTREVNELAAERLAAAAREGGARRFVFASTCGVYGGAAQVMDETSTVAPRSAYSESKLAAEHAILAQRADGFEPVALRLGTLCGLSPRMRRDLVVHAMTYSAVAHREIVVNGGEQWRPLLHVADAAAAFLACLEAEPGQLTHPVYNVVGENLRVSEIAELVAKHLDGIEVRTRESQDDAISYRVNGQRLHDDTGFAPARRVADAIDEVHRYLLEPGRLAEMSTPQFSAADTMERLLVTPAVCGGQPVRAEALPFALPLLGEAEETEVLDTLRSGWLTTGPKSKRFERMIADYVGARFAVATNSCTGALHVGLAAAGIGPGDEVITSPITWPATANVIVHLGARPVFADIDPDTLNIDPSAIEAAVTARTKAIVPVHMAGQPCDMDAITAVAAAHRLTVLEDAAHALGARYHNRRIGELSTAAAFSFYATKNLACGEGGMLVTDDEALADRARSLSMHGISKDAWKRHTVTGSPHWQLYEPGYKYNMPDITASLGLHQLPRLAGFIMTRSRYAHLYDEAFADLPGIEPLLTRPGIDHAHHLYVIRLDLDRLTVTRDEFVAALRAEGISTGIHFVSLHLQPYYQRVHDLAPDALPRAREASERIVSLPLYPKMTEADISDVIAAVTKLATAYHR, from the coding sequence ATGAACGCAACTCTGGTCACCGGTGCGGGCGGCTATCTCGGGTCGGTGCTGGTGCAACAGCTGTTGTTGCGCGGGCATCGCGTAGTCGCGGTGGACGCCTTCTACAGCGGGGATGTCCTGCCCGAACACCCTCAGCTCGAGATCGTGCGCGCCGATGTCCGCCACCTCGACCCGGCGGTGTTCGACGGCATCGGGTCGGTGGTGGCGCTGGCAGCGGTGAGCAACGACCCGGCCGCCGCGCTCAATGAGCGCTGGACACGAGAAGTGAACGAGCTGGCCGCCGAGCGCCTGGCGGCCGCCGCGCGGGAGGGCGGGGCGCGACGGTTCGTGTTCGCCTCCACCTGCGGTGTCTACGGCGGTGCCGCTCAGGTGATGGACGAAACCAGCACCGTTGCGCCCCGGTCGGCCTATTCGGAATCGAAGCTGGCCGCCGAGCACGCCATCTTGGCGCAGCGCGCCGACGGGTTCGAACCGGTCGCGCTGCGGCTGGGTACCTTGTGCGGGTTGTCACCGCGGATGCGGCGGGATCTGGTGGTGCACGCGATGACCTACAGCGCGGTCGCACATCGCGAAATCGTGGTGAACGGCGGCGAGCAGTGGCGGCCGCTGCTGCACGTCGCCGACGCGGCGGCCGCGTTCCTGGCCTGCCTCGAGGCCGAGCCCGGCCAGCTCACGCACCCGGTGTACAACGTGGTCGGCGAGAACCTGCGGGTGAGTGAAATCGCCGAACTGGTCGCCAAGCATCTCGACGGCATCGAGGTTCGCACCCGCGAGAGCCAGGACGACGCGATCAGCTACCGCGTGAACGGCCAACGGCTGCACGACGATACGGGGTTCGCCCCGGCCCGCCGAGTCGCCGACGCGATCGACGAGGTACACCGCTACCTGCTCGAACCCGGTCGGCTCGCCGAGATGAGCACCCCACAGTTCTCGGCGGCCGACACCATGGAACGGCTGTTGGTGACGCCGGCAGTCTGCGGCGGCCAGCCGGTACGCGCGGAGGCGTTGCCGTTCGCGCTGCCGCTGCTCGGCGAGGCCGAGGAAACCGAAGTTCTCGATACCCTGCGGTCGGGCTGGCTGACGACCGGACCGAAATCCAAGCGATTCGAACGAATGATTGCCGATTACGTGGGCGCCAGGTTCGCGGTCGCCACGAACTCATGCACGGGGGCCCTGCACGTCGGGTTGGCGGCCGCCGGAATCGGGCCCGGTGACGAGGTGATTACCAGCCCGATCACGTGGCCCGCCACGGCGAACGTGATCGTTCATCTCGGGGCGCGGCCGGTGTTCGCCGATATCGACCCGGACACGCTCAATATCGACCCGTCCGCGATCGAGGCCGCCGTGACGGCGCGCACGAAAGCGATTGTGCCCGTGCACATGGCTGGGCAGCCCTGCGACATGGACGCCATCACCGCTGTAGCCGCCGCCCACCGGCTGACCGTCCTCGAGGACGCCGCCCACGCCCTTGGCGCGCGCTACCACAACCGCCGGATCGGTGAATTGTCGACGGCCGCAGCGTTTTCGTTCTACGCGACCAAGAACCTCGCGTGCGGCGAGGGCGGAATGCTCGTGACCGACGATGAAGCCCTTGCCGACCGGGCGCGGTCGCTGAGTATGCACGGCATCAGCAAGGACGCATGGAAGCGCCACACTGTGACCGGTTCCCCGCACTGGCAGCTGTACGAGCCCGGCTACAAATACAACATGCCCGATATCACGGCATCGCTTGGCCTGCACCAGCTTCCGCGCTTGGCCGGATTCATCATGACCCGCTCCCGCTACGCCCACCTCTATGACGAGGCATTCGCCGATCTCCCCGGAATCGAACCCCTGTTGACCCGGCCCGGTATCGACCACGCCCACCACCTCTACGTGATCCGGCTGGATCTTGACCGGCTGACCGTCACCCGAGACGAGTTCGTGGCCGCGCTGCGCGCCGAGGGAATCAGCACCGGGATTCACTTCGTCTCGCTGCACCTCCAGCCGTACTATCAGCGGGTTCACGACCTCGCTCCGGACGCCTTGCCCCGTGCGCGGGAGGCATCCGAGCGAATCGTGTCGTTGCCGCTGTACCCGAAGATGACCGAGGCCGACATCAGCGACGTCATCGCCGCGGTTACCAAGCTAGCCACCGCCTACCACCGCTAG
- a CDS encoding helix-turn-helix domain-containing protein translates to MVEIAWTAREIKALRAALKLSALEFSRALKVRERTVAGWETGKTKRPRAASLRLLDDLLDSADSCQVERFEVAIGLRREPDRVFPRPVTLANDIGRALVPDNNGAEQADQVWVPARTADGEVVLVSLPRRSIVAGIGVAGLAAAVGVLPTAALATTPDIDHVEHFRTLRLALIESDNLHGAGAVTSLIEQSIDRMGQLRRAGIGDAVGMQRMRVLYAELAAWLYQDRRMWEHAQHWTDRALTWSHQLGDDYSIAATLIRKAHIANDQGDGAEAIELAYAAERAAPAGTRFAAVAATFAGYGSALIGDAAASDAWFDRARALADDADTDPSWGFFLDHTYIDVHQAQGRVKLGDYKGATRQFDSAIHDMRAGYTRDQAVYIARQAIAHAKAGDAEPAAKLATAAMRVGVNTGSERILHNVRDLDGLLGSSSHAEVAEFRDAGRRWAVLA, encoded by the coding sequence ATGGTTGAGATCGCTTGGACAGCACGGGAAATCAAAGCCCTGCGGGCGGCGTTGAAACTCAGTGCGCTGGAGTTCTCCCGTGCCCTGAAGGTGCGAGAGCGAACCGTAGCGGGTTGGGAGACAGGGAAAACCAAGCGGCCGCGCGCTGCCAGTCTGCGGCTACTGGATGATCTTTTGGACTCGGCCGATTCGTGCCAGGTCGAAAGGTTCGAGGTAGCCATAGGTCTGCGGCGCGAGCCGGACCGTGTGTTTCCACGGCCCGTTACGCTGGCGAACGACATCGGCCGGGCCCTTGTGCCCGACAACAACGGTGCCGAACAAGCAGATCAGGTCTGGGTACCCGCCCGGACCGCCGATGGAGAGGTCGTACTCGTGTCGCTCCCGCGCCGCAGCATCGTCGCTGGAATCGGGGTGGCGGGCTTGGCCGCGGCGGTGGGAGTCCTACCCACGGCCGCGCTGGCCACTACGCCCGATATCGACCATGTAGAGCACTTCCGCACACTGCGCCTGGCGTTGATCGAGAGCGACAACCTTCACGGGGCCGGCGCGGTCACCTCGCTCATAGAACAGAGCATCGACAGAATGGGGCAGCTGCGCCGCGCTGGCATCGGCGACGCGGTAGGGATGCAGCGAATGCGGGTGCTGTATGCCGAGCTGGCGGCCTGGCTGTATCAGGATCGCCGGATGTGGGAGCACGCCCAGCACTGGACCGACCGCGCATTGACCTGGTCGCATCAACTCGGCGACGACTATTCGATTGCGGCCACGCTGATCAGGAAAGCGCACATCGCCAACGACCAGGGCGACGGTGCCGAGGCAATAGAGCTGGCGTACGCCGCAGAGCGGGCGGCACCTGCCGGTACCCGATTCGCCGCTGTCGCGGCCACGTTCGCCGGTTACGGGTCGGCGTTGATCGGCGACGCGGCCGCGAGTGATGCATGGTTCGACCGCGCCCGCGCTCTGGCCGACGATGCCGACACTGATCCGTCGTGGGGGTTCTTCCTTGATCACACCTATATCGACGTGCATCAGGCACAAGGGCGGGTCAAGCTTGGCGACTACAAAGGCGCTACCCGACAGTTCGATTCAGCGATCCACGACATGCGCGCGGGCTACACCCGCGACCAGGCGGTATACATCGCCCGCCAAGCCATCGCTCACGCCAAGGCCGGGGACGCGGAACCGGCCGCAAAGCTGGCTACGGCGGCAATGCGGGTCGGCGTCAATACCGGGTCTGAGCGAATCTTGCACAACGTGCGCGATCTCGATGGATTGCTCGGCTCCAGCTCTCACGCCGAGGTAGCGGAGTTCCGGGACGCGGGTCGGCGTTGGGCGGTGCTCGCGTGA
- a CDS encoding RibD family protein, which yields MSARPFVLVSAAMSLDGYLDDASPERLLLSNDADFDRVDQVRADSDAILVGAGTIRADNPRLIVKSPVRQALRVDSGRPATPLKVTVSASGDLDPAAKFWHHGTEEQRPLVYTTDTGAVKASQRLGGLAETVSLGDTVDFGALLDDLGTRGVGRLMVEGGSHILTEFLAAGLADELQIAIGPTLVGDQAAPRFLNPARFPGGPTHRMRLLEATSIGDVALLRYQPSKESQ from the coding sequence GTGAGCGCGCGCCCCTTCGTGCTGGTGTCAGCTGCGATGAGCCTTGACGGCTACCTTGACGATGCCAGCCCCGAACGCCTGTTGCTGTCCAATGACGCCGATTTCGATCGTGTTGACCAGGTGAGGGCCGATTCGGATGCGATCCTCGTCGGTGCTGGCACGATCCGCGCCGACAATCCCCGACTGATCGTGAAAAGCCCTGTCCGCCAAGCCTTACGGGTCGATTCGGGCCGACCGGCGACACCGTTGAAAGTGACGGTCAGCGCGAGCGGCGATCTGGACCCGGCCGCGAAGTTCTGGCACCACGGCACCGAAGAACAACGGCCGCTGGTCTACACCACCGACACCGGCGCGGTCAAAGCATCTCAACGGCTCGGCGGCCTCGCTGAGACGGTATCTCTCGGTGACACAGTGGATTTCGGTGCTCTGCTCGATGATCTGGGCACAAGGGGAGTCGGCCGCCTGATGGTAGAAGGCGGTAGCCATATCCTGACCGAATTCCTCGCGGCTGGTTTGGCCGATGAGCTACAGATCGCCATCGGGCCCACGCTCGTGGGAGACCAAGCAGCACCGCGCTTTCTCAACCCTGCCCGCTTCCCCGGCGGCCCTACCCACCGGATGCGCCTGCTCGAGGCCACCAGCATCGGCGATGTCGCCCTGTTGCGCTACCAACCATCCAAGGAGTCTCAGTGA
- a CDS encoding deaminase encodes MTELDHTYWMNRAIDLARECPVVEGAFSVGAVIVSADGEEISTGYSRETDPKIHAEESALDKLAPNDPRLAAATIYSTLEPCSERSTKTRVPCTDRILQAGIPVVVIAWREPSTFVEDCIGVEKLQEKGVKVIELPDLADAAMSMNRHLDLS; translated from the coding sequence GTGACCGAGCTTGACCACACGTACTGGATGAACCGAGCAATCGACCTCGCCCGCGAATGCCCTGTAGTAGAGGGCGCGTTCTCTGTCGGCGCGGTGATCGTGTCCGCCGACGGCGAGGAGATCTCGACCGGCTATTCCCGCGAGACCGATCCGAAGATCCACGCCGAAGAATCCGCGCTCGACAAACTCGCCCCGAACGATCCGCGGCTTGCGGCCGCCACGATCTACAGCACCCTCGAGCCCTGTTCGGAGCGCTCCACCAAAACCCGGGTGCCGTGCACCGATCGCATCTTGCAGGCTGGCATCCCCGTGGTAGTGATCGCGTGGCGCGAGCCGAGCACCTTCGTAGAGGACTGCATCGGGGTCGAAAAACTCCAGGAAAAGGGCGTGAAGGTCATCGAGTTGCCCGACCTCGCTGACGCCGCAATGTCGATGAATCGACACCTCGATCTGTCCTGA
- a CDS encoding GNAT family N-acetyltransferase, whose amino-acid sequence MGYTVPAERGQGLAAELCAEAYKWAAAEARVNWLGLDVRDSNARAIRFYRREGFEVAARRDHPELGVTSLVMVQPVTI is encoded by the coding sequence TTGGGGTACACGGTCCCCGCCGAGCGCGGCCAGGGCCTCGCTGCCGAACTGTGCGCTGAAGCGTACAAGTGGGCGGCCGCCGAAGCGCGCGTGAACTGGTTGGGGCTCGACGTGCGGGATTCCAACGCTCGCGCAATCCGGTTCTACCGGCGCGAGGGATTCGAGGTCGCGGCCCGGCGTGATCACCCAGAGTTGGGCGTGACCTCGCTAGTCATGGTGCAGCCGGTCACTATCTGA
- a CDS encoding site-specific integrase, which produces MTDIVPAAPRALADPTLLDRLALLDTAAAEYARPIRNTEEAYRADWRAWLRFLEELNSSLAEEDPHGTPIPPTVTNVGVFVAFMAWHERNELAPDTAERRLYGVIMTLRQHHGIEVPKQTISAARQTLTNYRLELAKANTPRGRGQAPAATVPDLRRICAAFVPNLAGHRDRAIVLLGFAIAARRSNLAALDVTDVVEHAEGLAVTIRYGKTGAREAAVDRGTNPGTCPVRAVRTWIEAAELTDGPLFRPIDRHGNMSDARMSPRACGEVVTRAAEAAGVPYRTGHSLRAGLATEARKAGHDVKTIADQGGWNPTSAELYKYLRIVDRWADNATKGIGL; this is translated from the coding sequence GTGACCGATATCGTTCCGGCCGCGCCGCGCGCCCTGGCAGATCCCACGTTGCTGGATCGGCTGGCCCTGCTGGACACGGCGGCCGCCGAGTACGCCCGCCCGATCCGCAACACCGAGGAGGCGTACCGCGCCGACTGGCGCGCGTGGCTGCGATTCCTCGAGGAACTGAATTCGAGCCTGGCCGAGGAAGATCCGCACGGGACGCCGATCCCCCCGACGGTCACCAACGTGGGCGTGTTCGTGGCGTTCATGGCCTGGCACGAGCGCAACGAGCTGGCCCCCGACACCGCAGAGCGACGCCTTTACGGCGTCATCATGACCTTGCGCCAACACCACGGCATCGAGGTACCCAAACAGACCATCAGCGCCGCGCGGCAGACCCTCACGAACTACCGGCTGGAGCTGGCCAAGGCCAACACCCCGCGCGGCCGGGGGCAGGCCCCGGCGGCGACCGTGCCGGATCTGCGGCGGATCTGCGCGGCGTTCGTGCCGAACCTGGCCGGGCATCGAGACCGCGCAATCGTGTTGCTCGGGTTCGCCATTGCCGCGCGCCGCAGCAACCTCGCGGCCCTGGACGTAACCGATGTGGTCGAGCACGCCGAGGGCCTGGCCGTCACCATCCGCTACGGCAAGACCGGAGCCCGCGAGGCCGCCGTAGACCGAGGCACCAACCCCGGAACCTGCCCGGTCCGCGCGGTGCGGACATGGATCGAGGCCGCCGAGCTGACCGACGGGCCGCTGTTCCGGCCTATCGACCGTCACGGCAACATGTCCGACGCGCGGATGTCACCGCGGGCATGTGGCGAGGTGGTCACCCGCGCAGCCGAGGCCGCCGGAGTCCCGTACCGCACCGGCCACAGCTTGCGCGCCGGTCTGGCGACCGAGGCCCGCAAGGCAGGCCACGACGTGAAAACCATTGCGGATCAAGGTGGTTGGAACCCGACCAGCGCCGAGCTGTACAAGTACCTGCGCATCGTGGACAGGTGGGCCGACAATGCAACCAAGGGCATCGGGTTGTGA